One Cyprinus carpio isolate SPL01 unplaced genomic scaffold, ASM1834038v1 S000006492, whole genome shotgun sequence DNA window includes the following coding sequences:
- the LOC122143714 gene encoding protein NLRC3-like, whose amino-acid sequence MEALKTFDSMHNLHKCAVDKAFTRTTQHLDLFLRFLLGISLESNQRLLQDLLTHTENSSENITRTTQYIKEKIKDGHGLFTERSINLLLCLLEVQDQTLSREIQKFVKSHKHKEKKLSPSHCSAIAYMLQISEEVLDELDLKTYNTSDEGRRRLIPSCDQLQKSSSC is encoded by the exons ATGGAAGCCCTTAAGACTTTTGATTCAATGCACAATTTGCATAAATGTGCAGTAGATAAAGCATTCACGAGAACCACACAACAcctggatctgttcctgcggttcctgctgggcatctcactggagtccaatcagagactcttacaggatctactgacacacacagagaacagctcgGAGAACATCACGAGAACCACACAATACATTAAAGAGAAGATTAAAGATGGACATGGACTCTTCACTgaaagatccatcaatctgttgcTCTGTCTGCTGGAAGTACAAGATCAGACTCTGTCCAGAGAGATTCAGAAGTTTgtaaaatcacacaaacacaaagagaagAAACTCTCTCCATCTCACTGCTCAGCAATTGCCTACATGCTTCAGATATCAGAGGAGGTGCTGGATGAGCTGGATCTCAAGACATACAACACATCAGATGAGGGCAGAAGAAGACTGATACccagctgtgatcaactgcagaaaagctct TCTTGCTga